A region of Vitis vinifera cultivar Pinot Noir 40024 chromosome 13, ASM3070453v1 DNA encodes the following proteins:
- the LOC100253622 gene encoding uncharacterized protein LOC100253622 isoform X5 — translation MAMRIATFLVILLSVFEHSAAGKLFNVRQHLSTVSRYGAVKDIADSAFVPSKVPDGCSPIHLNLVARHGTRSPTKKRMRELDNLATHLESLLRDVKEQNLSLKKVPAWLWGWKSPWKGKVTGGELTDVGEIELYHLAIRIRERFPDLFNEEYHPDVFTIKATQVPRASASAVAFGMGLFSGRGSLGPGHQRAFAVTSESRASDILLRFFECCQNYKDFRKSQEPAVDELKEPIFDEITATLRKRYGLNFTRQDTSSLWFLCKQEASLLDITDQACGLFSPSEVALLEWTDDLELFILKGYGKSLNYQMGVPLLKDVFQSMEQAIKAKEENYAPGSYEKARLRFAHAETVVPFSCLLGLFLEQSEFKQMQREEPLQYPPKPPQKRNWRGSTVAPFAGNNMLVLYSCPANSSSKYFVQVLHNEHPIPMPGCDNSDLCPFEVFKERIVTPHMKHEYYAVCNVKLEKPEQKPATSKLSQLFHWLFSQRNDDTRSLEVDL, via the exons ATGGCTATGAGGATTGCTACTTTTCTAGTAATATTGTTGTCTGTGTTCGAGCATTCGGCTGCCGGCAAACTCTTCAATGTTCGGCAACATCTCTCGACTGTCTCAAG ATATGGTGCTGTGAAAGATATTGCTGACAGTGCCTTTGTGCCTTCTAAAGTTCCAGATGGGTGCAGTCCCATCCACTTAAATCTTGTG GCAAGGCATGGGACTCGTTCTCCTACCAAGAAACGGATGAGAGAACTAGACAATTTGGCCACTCATCTAGAATCACTTCTAAGAGATGTGAAAGAACAGAATTTGTCTTTGAAGAAAGTTCCTGCCTGGTTATGGGGTTGGAAATCTCCTTGGAAGGGGAAGGTAACAGGTGGAGAACTTACTGATGttggagaaattgaactgtaTCATCTAGCAATCAGAATTCGAGAAAGATTTCCAGATTTGTTTAATGAGGAATACCACCCAGATGTATTTACAATAAAAGCAACCCAG GTCCCTCGGGCATCAGCTAGTGCTGTGGCATTTGGGATGGGATTGTTCAGTGGAAGGGGAAGTCTTGGACCAGGGCATCAGCGAGCTTTTGCCGTTACCAGTGAGAGCCGTGCCAGTGATATACTGCTGAGGTTTTTTGAATGTTGTCAAAACTACAAG GATTTTAGGAAAAGTCAGGAGCCTGCTGTTGATGAGCTCAAAGAACCCATCTTTGATGAGATTACTGCTACATTAAGGAAGCGTTATGGGCTGAATTTTACCAGACAGGATACGTCTTCTCTCTGGTTTTTGTGCAAACAG GAAGCATCCTTACTGGACATAACTGATCAAGCTTGTGGTCTTTTCAGCCCTTCTGAG GTTGCTTTGTTGGAGTGGACAGATGATTTGGAGCTGTTTATATTGAAGGGTTATGGTAAATCTCTAAACTACCAAATGGGAGTGCCATTGCTTAAAGATGTTTTTCAGTCCATGGAGCAAGCTATTAAAGCAAAGGAAG AAAACTATGCTCCTGGCAGTTACGAAAAGGCAAGACTTCGGTTTGCCCATGCTGAGACTGTGGTTCCATTCTCATGTCTTCTTGGGCTCTTTCTGGAGCAGTCTG AATTTAAACAAATGCAAAGAGAAGAACCCCTGCAATACCCTCCAAAGCCTCCCCAGAAAAGAAATTGGAGGGGCAGCACAGTGGCACCTTTTGCTGGGAATAACATGTTGGTTTTATACAGTTGTCCTGCCAACTCTTCAAGCAAGTACTTTGTGCAAGTACTGCACAATGAACACCCCATTCCAATGCCT GGTTGTGATAATTCTGATCTGTGTCCGTTCGAGGTTTTCAAG GAAAGAATAGTCACTCCTCACATGAAGCACGAGTACTACGCGGTCTGCAATGTCAAGTTGGAAAAACCTGAGCAGAAGCCTGCAACGAGTAAGTTATCACAACTGTTCCATTGGCTCTTCTCACAGAGGAATGATGATACCCGGTCTCTCGAAGTTGacttataa
- the LOC100253622 gene encoding uncharacterized protein LOC100253622 isoform X3 translates to MPVFKGLGNKFLSHIWEVDSMLQVVEYIQKQQILELNLSRKVEMAMRIATFLVILLSVFEHSAAGKLFNVRQHLSTVSRYGAVKDIADSAFVPSKVPDGCSPIHLNLVARHGTRSPTKKRMRELDNLATHLESLLRDVKEQNLSLKKVPAWLWGWKSPWKGKVTGGELTDVGEIELYHLAIRIRERFPDLFNEEYHPDVFTIKATQVPRASASAVAFGMGLFSGRGSLGPGHQRAFAVTSESRASDILLRFFECCQNYKDFRKSQEPAVDELKEPIFDEITATLRKRYGLNFTRQDTSSLWFLCKQEASLLDITDQACGLFSPSEVALLEWTDDLELFILKGYGKSLNYQMGVPLLKDVFQSMEQAIKAKEENYAPGSYEKARLRFAHAETVVPFSCLLGLFLEQSEFKQMQREEPLQYPPKPPQKRNWRGSTVAPFAGNNMLVLYSCPANSSSKYFVQVLHNEHPIPMPGCDNSDLCPFEVFKERIVTPHMKHEYYAVCNVKLEKPEQKPATTTTSSSF, encoded by the exons ATGCCCGTGTTCAAG GGTTTGGGCAATAAATTCTTATCACATATTTGGGAAGTGGACTCCATGCTTCAG GTAGTGGAATATATCCAAAAGCAGCAAATTTTGGAGCTAAATCTGTCTAGGAAGGTGGAAATGGCTATGAGGATTGCTACTTTTCTAGTAATATTGTTGTCTGTGTTCGAGCATTCGGCTGCCGGCAAACTCTTCAATGTTCGGCAACATCTCTCGACTGTCTCAAG ATATGGTGCTGTGAAAGATATTGCTGACAGTGCCTTTGTGCCTTCTAAAGTTCCAGATGGGTGCAGTCCCATCCACTTAAATCTTGTG GCAAGGCATGGGACTCGTTCTCCTACCAAGAAACGGATGAGAGAACTAGACAATTTGGCCACTCATCTAGAATCACTTCTAAGAGATGTGAAAGAACAGAATTTGTCTTTGAAGAAAGTTCCTGCCTGGTTATGGGGTTGGAAATCTCCTTGGAAGGGGAAGGTAACAGGTGGAGAACTTACTGATGttggagaaattgaactgtaTCATCTAGCAATCAGAATTCGAGAAAGATTTCCAGATTTGTTTAATGAGGAATACCACCCAGATGTATTTACAATAAAAGCAACCCAG GTCCCTCGGGCATCAGCTAGTGCTGTGGCATTTGGGATGGGATTGTTCAGTGGAAGGGGAAGTCTTGGACCAGGGCATCAGCGAGCTTTTGCCGTTACCAGTGAGAGCCGTGCCAGTGATATACTGCTGAGGTTTTTTGAATGTTGTCAAAACTACAAG GATTTTAGGAAAAGTCAGGAGCCTGCTGTTGATGAGCTCAAAGAACCCATCTTTGATGAGATTACTGCTACATTAAGGAAGCGTTATGGGCTGAATTTTACCAGACAGGATACGTCTTCTCTCTGGTTTTTGTGCAAACAG GAAGCATCCTTACTGGACATAACTGATCAAGCTTGTGGTCTTTTCAGCCCTTCTGAG GTTGCTTTGTTGGAGTGGACAGATGATTTGGAGCTGTTTATATTGAAGGGTTATGGTAAATCTCTAAACTACCAAATGGGAGTGCCATTGCTTAAAGATGTTTTTCAGTCCATGGAGCAAGCTATTAAAGCAAAGGAAG AAAACTATGCTCCTGGCAGTTACGAAAAGGCAAGACTTCGGTTTGCCCATGCTGAGACTGTGGTTCCATTCTCATGTCTTCTTGGGCTCTTTCTGGAGCAGTCTG AATTTAAACAAATGCAAAGAGAAGAACCCCTGCAATACCCTCCAAAGCCTCCCCAGAAAAGAAATTGGAGGGGCAGCACAGTGGCACCTTTTGCTGGGAATAACATGTTGGTTTTATACAGTTGTCCTGCCAACTCTTCAAGCAAGTACTTTGTGCAAGTACTGCACAATGAACACCCCATTCCAATGCCT GGTTGTGATAATTCTGATCTGTGTCCGTTCGAGGTTTTCAAG GAAAGAATAGTCACTCCTCACATGAAGCACGAGTACTACGCGGTCTGCAATGTCAAGTTGGAAAAACCTGAGCAGAAGCCTGCAACGA CCACAACCAGCTCGTCCTTTTAG
- the LOC100253622 gene encoding uncharacterized protein LOC100253622 isoform X2, whose amino-acid sequence MPVFKVVEYIQKQQILELNLSRKVEMAMRIATFLVILLSVFEHSAAGKLFNVRQHLSTVSRYGAVKDIADSAFVPSKVPDGCSPIHLNLVARHGTRSPTKKRMRELDNLATHLESLLRDVKEQNLSLKKVPAWLWGWKSPWKGKVTGGELTDVGEIELYHLAIRIRERFPDLFNEEYHPDVFTIKATQVPRASASAVAFGMGLFSGRGSLGPGHQRAFAVTSESRASDILLRFFECCQNYKDFRKSQEPAVDELKEPIFDEITATLRKRYGLNFTRQDTSSLWFLCKQEASLLDITDQACGLFSPSEVALLEWTDDLELFILKGYGKSLNYQMGVPLLKDVFQSMEQAIKAKEENYAPGSYEKARLRFAHAETVVPFSCLLGLFLEQSEFKQMQREEPLQYPPKPPQKRNWRGSTVAPFAGNNMLVLYSCPANSSSKYFVQVLHNEHPIPMPGCDNSDLCPFEVFKERIVTPHMKHEYYAVCNVKLEKPEQKPATSKLSQLFHWLFSQRNDDTRSLEVDL is encoded by the exons ATGCCCGTGTTCAAG GTAGTGGAATATATCCAAAAGCAGCAAATTTTGGAGCTAAATCTGTCTAGGAAGGTGGAAATGGCTATGAGGATTGCTACTTTTCTAGTAATATTGTTGTCTGTGTTCGAGCATTCGGCTGCCGGCAAACTCTTCAATGTTCGGCAACATCTCTCGACTGTCTCAAG ATATGGTGCTGTGAAAGATATTGCTGACAGTGCCTTTGTGCCTTCTAAAGTTCCAGATGGGTGCAGTCCCATCCACTTAAATCTTGTG GCAAGGCATGGGACTCGTTCTCCTACCAAGAAACGGATGAGAGAACTAGACAATTTGGCCACTCATCTAGAATCACTTCTAAGAGATGTGAAAGAACAGAATTTGTCTTTGAAGAAAGTTCCTGCCTGGTTATGGGGTTGGAAATCTCCTTGGAAGGGGAAGGTAACAGGTGGAGAACTTACTGATGttggagaaattgaactgtaTCATCTAGCAATCAGAATTCGAGAAAGATTTCCAGATTTGTTTAATGAGGAATACCACCCAGATGTATTTACAATAAAAGCAACCCAG GTCCCTCGGGCATCAGCTAGTGCTGTGGCATTTGGGATGGGATTGTTCAGTGGAAGGGGAAGTCTTGGACCAGGGCATCAGCGAGCTTTTGCCGTTACCAGTGAGAGCCGTGCCAGTGATATACTGCTGAGGTTTTTTGAATGTTGTCAAAACTACAAG GATTTTAGGAAAAGTCAGGAGCCTGCTGTTGATGAGCTCAAAGAACCCATCTTTGATGAGATTACTGCTACATTAAGGAAGCGTTATGGGCTGAATTTTACCAGACAGGATACGTCTTCTCTCTGGTTTTTGTGCAAACAG GAAGCATCCTTACTGGACATAACTGATCAAGCTTGTGGTCTTTTCAGCCCTTCTGAG GTTGCTTTGTTGGAGTGGACAGATGATTTGGAGCTGTTTATATTGAAGGGTTATGGTAAATCTCTAAACTACCAAATGGGAGTGCCATTGCTTAAAGATGTTTTTCAGTCCATGGAGCAAGCTATTAAAGCAAAGGAAG AAAACTATGCTCCTGGCAGTTACGAAAAGGCAAGACTTCGGTTTGCCCATGCTGAGACTGTGGTTCCATTCTCATGTCTTCTTGGGCTCTTTCTGGAGCAGTCTG AATTTAAACAAATGCAAAGAGAAGAACCCCTGCAATACCCTCCAAAGCCTCCCCAGAAAAGAAATTGGAGGGGCAGCACAGTGGCACCTTTTGCTGGGAATAACATGTTGGTTTTATACAGTTGTCCTGCCAACTCTTCAAGCAAGTACTTTGTGCAAGTACTGCACAATGAACACCCCATTCCAATGCCT GGTTGTGATAATTCTGATCTGTGTCCGTTCGAGGTTTTCAAG GAAAGAATAGTCACTCCTCACATGAAGCACGAGTACTACGCGGTCTGCAATGTCAAGTTGGAAAAACCTGAGCAGAAGCCTGCAACGAGTAAGTTATCACAACTGTTCCATTGGCTCTTCTCACAGAGGAATGATGATACCCGGTCTCTCGAAGTTGacttataa
- the LOC100253622 gene encoding uncharacterized protein LOC100253622 isoform X4 has product MPVFKVVEYIQKQQILELNLSRKVEMAMRIATFLVILLSVFEHSAAGKLFNVRQHLSTVSRYGAVKDIADSAFVPSKVPDGCSPIHLNLVARHGTRSPTKKRMRELDNLATHLESLLRDVKEQNLSLKKVPAWLWGWKSPWKGKVTGGELTDVGEIELYHLAIRIRERFPDLFNEEYHPDVFTIKATQVPRASASAVAFGMGLFSGRGSLGPGHQRAFAVTSESRASDILLRFFECCQNYKDFRKSQEPAVDELKEPIFDEITATLRKRYGLNFTRQDTSSLWFLCKQEASLLDITDQACGLFSPSEVALLEWTDDLELFILKGYGKSLNYQMGVPLLKDVFQSMEQAIKAKEENYAPGSYEKARLRFAHAETVVPFSCLLGLFLEQSEFKQMQREEPLQYPPKPPQKRNWRGSTVAPFAGNNMLVLYSCPANSSSKYFVQVLHNEHPIPMPGCDNSDLCPFEVFKERIVTPHMKHEYYAVCNVKLEKPEQKPATTTTSSSF; this is encoded by the exons ATGCCCGTGTTCAAG GTAGTGGAATATATCCAAAAGCAGCAAATTTTGGAGCTAAATCTGTCTAGGAAGGTGGAAATGGCTATGAGGATTGCTACTTTTCTAGTAATATTGTTGTCTGTGTTCGAGCATTCGGCTGCCGGCAAACTCTTCAATGTTCGGCAACATCTCTCGACTGTCTCAAG ATATGGTGCTGTGAAAGATATTGCTGACAGTGCCTTTGTGCCTTCTAAAGTTCCAGATGGGTGCAGTCCCATCCACTTAAATCTTGTG GCAAGGCATGGGACTCGTTCTCCTACCAAGAAACGGATGAGAGAACTAGACAATTTGGCCACTCATCTAGAATCACTTCTAAGAGATGTGAAAGAACAGAATTTGTCTTTGAAGAAAGTTCCTGCCTGGTTATGGGGTTGGAAATCTCCTTGGAAGGGGAAGGTAACAGGTGGAGAACTTACTGATGttggagaaattgaactgtaTCATCTAGCAATCAGAATTCGAGAAAGATTTCCAGATTTGTTTAATGAGGAATACCACCCAGATGTATTTACAATAAAAGCAACCCAG GTCCCTCGGGCATCAGCTAGTGCTGTGGCATTTGGGATGGGATTGTTCAGTGGAAGGGGAAGTCTTGGACCAGGGCATCAGCGAGCTTTTGCCGTTACCAGTGAGAGCCGTGCCAGTGATATACTGCTGAGGTTTTTTGAATGTTGTCAAAACTACAAG GATTTTAGGAAAAGTCAGGAGCCTGCTGTTGATGAGCTCAAAGAACCCATCTTTGATGAGATTACTGCTACATTAAGGAAGCGTTATGGGCTGAATTTTACCAGACAGGATACGTCTTCTCTCTGGTTTTTGTGCAAACAG GAAGCATCCTTACTGGACATAACTGATCAAGCTTGTGGTCTTTTCAGCCCTTCTGAG GTTGCTTTGTTGGAGTGGACAGATGATTTGGAGCTGTTTATATTGAAGGGTTATGGTAAATCTCTAAACTACCAAATGGGAGTGCCATTGCTTAAAGATGTTTTTCAGTCCATGGAGCAAGCTATTAAAGCAAAGGAAG AAAACTATGCTCCTGGCAGTTACGAAAAGGCAAGACTTCGGTTTGCCCATGCTGAGACTGTGGTTCCATTCTCATGTCTTCTTGGGCTCTTTCTGGAGCAGTCTG AATTTAAACAAATGCAAAGAGAAGAACCCCTGCAATACCCTCCAAAGCCTCCCCAGAAAAGAAATTGGAGGGGCAGCACAGTGGCACCTTTTGCTGGGAATAACATGTTGGTTTTATACAGTTGTCCTGCCAACTCTTCAAGCAAGTACTTTGTGCAAGTACTGCACAATGAACACCCCATTCCAATGCCT GGTTGTGATAATTCTGATCTGTGTCCGTTCGAGGTTTTCAAG GAAAGAATAGTCACTCCTCACATGAAGCACGAGTACTACGCGGTCTGCAATGTCAAGTTGGAAAAACCTGAGCAGAAGCCTGCAACGA CCACAACCAGCTCGTCCTTTTAG
- the LOC100253622 gene encoding uncharacterized protein LOC100253622 isoform X1 has protein sequence MPVFKGLGNKFLSHIWEVDSMLQVVEYIQKQQILELNLSRKVEMAMRIATFLVILLSVFEHSAAGKLFNVRQHLSTVSRYGAVKDIADSAFVPSKVPDGCSPIHLNLVARHGTRSPTKKRMRELDNLATHLESLLRDVKEQNLSLKKVPAWLWGWKSPWKGKVTGGELTDVGEIELYHLAIRIRERFPDLFNEEYHPDVFTIKATQVPRASASAVAFGMGLFSGRGSLGPGHQRAFAVTSESRASDILLRFFECCQNYKDFRKSQEPAVDELKEPIFDEITATLRKRYGLNFTRQDTSSLWFLCKQEASLLDITDQACGLFSPSEVALLEWTDDLELFILKGYGKSLNYQMGVPLLKDVFQSMEQAIKAKEENYAPGSYEKARLRFAHAETVVPFSCLLGLFLEQSEFKQMQREEPLQYPPKPPQKRNWRGSTVAPFAGNNMLVLYSCPANSSSKYFVQVLHNEHPIPMPGCDNSDLCPFEVFKERIVTPHMKHEYYAVCNVKLEKPEQKPATSKLSQLFHWLFSQRNDDTRSLEVDL, from the exons ATGCCCGTGTTCAAG GGTTTGGGCAATAAATTCTTATCACATATTTGGGAAGTGGACTCCATGCTTCAG GTAGTGGAATATATCCAAAAGCAGCAAATTTTGGAGCTAAATCTGTCTAGGAAGGTGGAAATGGCTATGAGGATTGCTACTTTTCTAGTAATATTGTTGTCTGTGTTCGAGCATTCGGCTGCCGGCAAACTCTTCAATGTTCGGCAACATCTCTCGACTGTCTCAAG ATATGGTGCTGTGAAAGATATTGCTGACAGTGCCTTTGTGCCTTCTAAAGTTCCAGATGGGTGCAGTCCCATCCACTTAAATCTTGTG GCAAGGCATGGGACTCGTTCTCCTACCAAGAAACGGATGAGAGAACTAGACAATTTGGCCACTCATCTAGAATCACTTCTAAGAGATGTGAAAGAACAGAATTTGTCTTTGAAGAAAGTTCCTGCCTGGTTATGGGGTTGGAAATCTCCTTGGAAGGGGAAGGTAACAGGTGGAGAACTTACTGATGttggagaaattgaactgtaTCATCTAGCAATCAGAATTCGAGAAAGATTTCCAGATTTGTTTAATGAGGAATACCACCCAGATGTATTTACAATAAAAGCAACCCAG GTCCCTCGGGCATCAGCTAGTGCTGTGGCATTTGGGATGGGATTGTTCAGTGGAAGGGGAAGTCTTGGACCAGGGCATCAGCGAGCTTTTGCCGTTACCAGTGAGAGCCGTGCCAGTGATATACTGCTGAGGTTTTTTGAATGTTGTCAAAACTACAAG GATTTTAGGAAAAGTCAGGAGCCTGCTGTTGATGAGCTCAAAGAACCCATCTTTGATGAGATTACTGCTACATTAAGGAAGCGTTATGGGCTGAATTTTACCAGACAGGATACGTCTTCTCTCTGGTTTTTGTGCAAACAG GAAGCATCCTTACTGGACATAACTGATCAAGCTTGTGGTCTTTTCAGCCCTTCTGAG GTTGCTTTGTTGGAGTGGACAGATGATTTGGAGCTGTTTATATTGAAGGGTTATGGTAAATCTCTAAACTACCAAATGGGAGTGCCATTGCTTAAAGATGTTTTTCAGTCCATGGAGCAAGCTATTAAAGCAAAGGAAG AAAACTATGCTCCTGGCAGTTACGAAAAGGCAAGACTTCGGTTTGCCCATGCTGAGACTGTGGTTCCATTCTCATGTCTTCTTGGGCTCTTTCTGGAGCAGTCTG AATTTAAACAAATGCAAAGAGAAGAACCCCTGCAATACCCTCCAAAGCCTCCCCAGAAAAGAAATTGGAGGGGCAGCACAGTGGCACCTTTTGCTGGGAATAACATGTTGGTTTTATACAGTTGTCCTGCCAACTCTTCAAGCAAGTACTTTGTGCAAGTACTGCACAATGAACACCCCATTCCAATGCCT GGTTGTGATAATTCTGATCTGTGTCCGTTCGAGGTTTTCAAG GAAAGAATAGTCACTCCTCACATGAAGCACGAGTACTACGCGGTCTGCAATGTCAAGTTGGAAAAACCTGAGCAGAAGCCTGCAACGAGTAAGTTATCACAACTGTTCCATTGGCTCTTCTCACAGAGGAATGATGATACCCGGTCTCTCGAAGTTGacttataa